Proteins encoded together in one Benincasa hispida cultivar B227 chromosome 1, ASM972705v1, whole genome shotgun sequence window:
- the LOC120079943 gene encoding uncharacterized protein LOC120079943, with translation MEPCVDTRKRLWDDSNDSLFNYIGSNSKFLRLENSADLNFDAPVAKSIDSSGLDSFQAHAIQEDLLKILDDTEASIDRESAIEDLDSVIRSFEKEIEVPVPVVQPELGFLLEASDDELGLPPAGEKGEIEGGNLGSGGLKGILGFEDENVSNYCWFENLRSEIKEWSPEGEEEVVALGGLFDHTDVAAELPTAYRSETMPCL, from the coding sequence ATGGAACCCTGCGTTGACACCAGGAAGCGGCTATGGGATGATTCCAATGATTCTCTCTTCAATTACATCGGATCCAACTCCAAGTTCCTCCGACTTGAAAATTCCGCCGACCTGAACTTCGATGCGCCGGTTGCAAAATCGATCGATTCTTCCGGCCTTGATTCGTTTCAGGCTCACGCAATTCAGGAAGATCTGCTGAAGATTCTCGACGATACCGAGGCTTCCATAGATCGGGAGTCGGCAATTGAAGATCTCGACTCGGTGATCAGAAGCTTCGAGAAGGAAATTGAAGTGCCGGTGCCTGTTGTTCAGCCTGAACTTGGATTTCTTCTAGAAGCGTCGGACGATGAATTAGGGCTTCCGCCTGCTGGTGAGAAAGGGGAAATCGAAGGCGGCAATCTTGGTAGCGGTGGTTTGAAAGGGATTTTAGGGTTTGAGGATGAAAACGTTTCAAATTACTGTTGGTTTGAAAATTTGAGGAGTGAGATTAAGGAATGGAGTCCGGAAGGGGAAGAGGAGGTGGTGGCGTTGGGTGGATTGTTTGATCATACGGACGTGGCGGCGGAGTTGCCGACGGCGTATCGATCGGAGACGATGCCCTGTTTATAA